The sequence below is a genomic window from Micromonospora aurantiaca ATCC 27029.
GAGCAGGTCGATCTGGTTGAGCCGTTGCCCGGTCAGGTAGACCGAGACGGTGTCCGGGCTCTCCGCCACCACGTCGGCGACGCGCAGCCGGTGCCGCAGGTTGAACACCAGCGGGGCGAGCATCCGGCCCCACACCAGTGCGGCCACGACCAGCAGGTACGCGGCGATCCAGCCGGTACGCACCGGGCCGGGTTCGTAGAGCTGCGCGCCGTTGCTGAACTGGTGCGCGTACCCGAGCAGCAGCGTGAGGTAGCTGGCGGCGTGCAGCAGGTGCCACAGCTCGTACGGCAGGCGGCGGCGCACCGCGCGTACCGCGGTGAACGCGACAGCGACCAGGATGCCCGCGGCGACGAACGCGGAGACCATGTCCTCGTAGTCGGTCAGCAGCGCGCCGACCTCGCCGAGCACCGTCTTGCGTTCCTGGCGGGAGTAGCCGACCACCAGCAGCGACATGTGCGCGAGCACCGCCACCAGCAGCGTCGCGCCGAGGTCCCGGTGCAGCCGGGAGATCCGCTCGCCGCCGAGCGCGCGTTCCAGCACGCCGAGTCGGCTCATCATCAGCACCTGGACCAGCAGCAGGTAGCCGGCGAGCAGCCCGGTGATCCGGCCACCGGCGGTGAGCAGGTCGGCGGTGTCGGCGAGCGATCCGGCCGGGGTGTCCAGCCACCACGGCAGGACCGCGGCGACCAGGCCCAGCCAGAAGAGCGCGGCCAGCGCACGCCGGCCGCCGGGTCCGCGGCGCGGACGACCCGGGGGTACGGGGGCAGCCGGACGGCCGCCGTACGGGGCGGGATGCCCGGTACGGCGGCCGGCAGCGCGGGTGTCCTGGTACGTCACGCGTAGATCTTGACCGGGGTGAACTTCTGCCGGGGGAAGACCTTGTCCACCTGGGCGGTGGTCAGGCCGAAGCGTCCCTGCGCGACCGATCCGTAGACGTTGAACATGTTGTTGTACTCCGGCACGTCGCCGCTGTCCAGCTTGTCCAGTCCGTTCCAGGTGCCGAGCAGCGAACCGGCCAGCTTGCGGCCGGACAGCACGGTGACCACACCGCCGTGCCCGTGGTCGGTGCCGCCGCCGTTCGAGCCGACCCGCCGGCCGAACTCGCTGGACACCATGATGGTCACGTCCGCCGACCGGTCGCCCAGGTCGGTGAAGAACGCGGCCATCGCGTTCGCCAGTTCGTTGAGCCGCCGCCAGAGCTGGCCGCCCTCGCGGGTGCCCTGGTTCTCGTGGGTGTCGTAGCCGCCCATGCCGACCGTC
It includes:
- a CDS encoding ferredoxin reductase family protein; this encodes MTYQDTRAAGRRTGHPAPYGGRPAAPVPPGRPRRGPGGRRALAALFWLGLVAAVLPWWLDTPAGSLADTADLLTAGGRITGLLAGYLLLVQVLMMSRLGVLERALGGERISRLHRDLGATLLVAVLAHMSLLVVGYSRQERKTVLGEVGALLTDYEDMVSAFVAAGILVAVAFTAVRAVRRRLPYELWHLLHAASYLTLLLGYAHQFSNGAQLYEPGPVRTGWIAAYLLVVAALVWGRMLAPLVFNLRHRLRVADVVAESPDTVSVYLTGQRLNQIDLLGGQFFRWRFLNPGCWWQSHPFSVSAAANDRWLRITVKVVGGYTAELRDLTPGTRVWAQGPSGTFTAAHRTRERALLIAGGSGIAPLRAMLEELPPGAALIYRARTPADVLLHQELDWLAQARQTSVWYVVGRRDDPGPRQVMNPEGLRRLVPDLTRRDVYLCGPGGLVDEAVAALRAAGVPRRQIHLTAFEL